In a single window of the Flavobacterium ammoniigenes genome:
- a CDS encoding nitrite/sulfite reductase — protein sequence MESFRTEIENPIVQKDIIDLERKIRLFKEGKIDDERFRSLRLARGVYGQRQEGVQMIRIKLPFGKVSSEQLVRITKVSDEYSTGRLHITTRQDIQIHYVSLDRTPELWANLEKDDITLREACGNTVRNITASENAGIDPEEPFDVSPYAHALFQFFLRNPVCQEMGRKFKMSFSSSDKDTALSYLHDLGFIPKIVNGERGFKVMLGGGLGSQPSHAELLSEFVPVNQIIPMTEGVLRIFDRYGERAKRLKARMKFLIKEIGRDEFLRLVEEEKKALSYQTVEIDTTAFEGPIPAPALEVPKVTIEDVAAFEAWKKSNVIAQKQAGYVAIGIKVALGDFYTDKARALAHLIKNYGANELRFTLRQDILIRYIKEENLPFFYQELAKLDFVTLGYNTINDVTACPGTDTCNLGIASSTGIAVELERVLATEYPQYSNNQEITIKISGCMNACGQHNMAEIGFQGMSINSGKLVAPALQVLLGGGNLGNGQGRFSDKVIKIPSRRGPEALRLILNDFQANANGLSFLNYYDAKGEKYFYEFLKPLADVTNLTEADFVDWGNADNYVKAVGVGECAGVVIDLVATLLVEAKDKLTFSQEALNDQKWSDSIYLTYAGFVNAAKALLLAEKQKTNHHAGIIDLFDTVFVETNTIPLATTFKELVYQIKDNEPSEAFAKQYLEQATAFFATIEEYREKDLANA from the coding sequence ATGGAAAGTTTTAGAACCGAAATAGAAAATCCGATTGTCCAAAAAGACATCATTGATTTAGAAAGAAAAATACGATTATTCAAAGAAGGTAAAATTGATGACGAACGTTTTCGTAGTCTTCGTTTGGCTAGAGGTGTATACGGTCAACGTCAAGAAGGAGTACAAATGATTCGTATCAAATTGCCTTTTGGTAAAGTGAGTAGCGAACAATTAGTGCGAATTACTAAAGTATCTGACGAATATTCGACTGGGCGTTTGCATATTACTACGCGTCAAGACATTCAAATTCACTACGTAAGTTTAGATAGAACACCGGAGCTTTGGGCTAATTTGGAAAAAGACGATATTACCCTTCGAGAAGCTTGTGGAAATACGGTTCGAAATATTACAGCGAGTGAAAATGCAGGAATTGACCCAGAAGAACCTTTTGATGTGTCGCCTTATGCGCACGCTTTGTTTCAATTTTTCTTGAGAAATCCGGTTTGTCAAGAAATGGGACGTAAATTCAAAATGTCTTTTTCATCTTCTGATAAGGATACCGCTTTGAGTTATTTGCACGATTTAGGATTCATACCAAAAATTGTCAATGGAGAACGCGGATTTAAAGTAATGTTAGGTGGTGGATTAGGTTCGCAACCCAGCCATGCCGAATTGCTTTCTGAATTTGTTCCGGTCAACCAAATCATTCCGATGACAGAAGGTGTCTTGCGTATATTCGATCGCTATGGCGAAAGAGCCAAACGTTTGAAAGCCCGTATGAAATTCTTAATCAAAGAAATTGGTAGAGATGAATTTTTACGATTGGTAGAAGAAGAGAAAAAAGCCTTGTCGTACCAAACAGTGGAAATTGATACTACTGCCTTTGAAGGTCCAATTCCAGCACCAGCTTTGGAAGTTCCTAAAGTAACTATCGAAGATGTTGCTGCTTTTGAGGCTTGGAAAAAATCAAATGTAATCGCGCAAAAACAAGCCGGTTATGTAGCTATCGGAATCAAAGTAGCGTTAGGTGATTTTTATACGGATAAAGCAAGAGCTTTGGCCCATTTGATTAAAAATTACGGCGCCAATGAATTGCGTTTTACCTTGCGTCAAGACATTTTAATTCGCTACATAAAAGAAGAAAATTTACCGTTCTTTTACCAAGAATTAGCCAAGTTGGATTTTGTTACTTTAGGGTACAACACCATTAATGACGTGACGGCTTGTCCTGGTACCGATACTTGTAATTTAGGAATTGCTAGCAGTACCGGAATCGCAGTAGAATTAGAACGCGTTTTAGCAACAGAATATCCACAATATAGCAACAATCAAGAAATCACGATTAAAATTAGTGGTTGTATGAATGCTTGTGGACAACACAATATGGCAGAAATTGGTTTCCAAGGAATGTCTATCAACTCTGGAAAATTAGTAGCACCAGCCCTTCAAGTTTTGTTGGGAGGTGGTAACTTAGGAAATGGCCAGGGACGTTTTTCAGATAAAGTAATTAAAATCCCAAGTCGAAGAGGACCTGAAGCTTTGCGTTTGATCTTAAATGATTTTCAAGCCAATGCAAATGGACTATCGTTCTTGAATTATTATGATGCCAAAGGTGAAAAATATTTTTACGAATTTTTGAAACCTTTAGCCGATGTAACCAATTTGACAGAAGCTGATTTTGTCGATTGGGGAAATGCTGACAACTATGTAAAAGCAGTAGGTGTAGGAGAATGTGCAGGAGTAGTGATTGACTTAGTAGCTACCTTACTGGTAGAAGCCAAAGACAAATTGACCTTCTCTCAAGAAGCATTGAACGACCAAAAATGGTCCGATTCTATTTACTTAACCTATGCAGGATTTGTTAATGCAGCCAAAGCTTTATTGTTGGCCGAAAAACAAAAAACAAACCACCACGCCGGAATTATTGATTTGTTTGATACCGTATTTGTGGAGACGAATACCATTCCATTAGCCACTACTTTCAAAGAGTTGGTGTACCAAATTAAAGACAACGAACCTTCGGAAGCGTTTGCCAAACAGTATTTAGAACAAGCCACAGCGTTTTTTGCAACCATAGAAGAATACAGAGAAAAAGATTTAGCTAATGCATAA
- the cobA gene encoding uroporphyrinogen-III C-methyltransferase — MHKPIQPKVTLVGAGPGDPDLLTIKGANALAEAQVVLYDALANEEILTYAPKKSIKIFVGKRKGCHAYSQDEINQLIVDNALTYGHVVRLKGGDPFIFGRGSEEIDFVESFGIPTAIVPGISSSVAVPAYQGISLTKRGVSESFWVITGTTSDRKLSTDVALAAQSSATVVILMGMSKLNQIVNLFQNESKGASPIAIIQNGTTPKEKIGVGTIDTIQQVVAAKKLSSPAIIVIGEVVRESNKLKDFYHDYLIEKR, encoded by the coding sequence ATGCATAAACCAATACAACCCAAAGTAACTTTAGTAGGTGCTGGTCCAGGCGATCCAGACTTGCTAACAATCAAAGGAGCCAATGCTTTAGCGGAAGCTCAGGTGGTTTTGTACGATGCCTTGGCCAACGAAGAAATTTTGACCTATGCCCCTAAAAAATCCATAAAAATTTTTGTGGGGAAAAGAAAAGGATGTCACGCCTATTCACAAGACGAAATCAATCAATTGATTGTGGACAATGCTTTGACTTACGGACATGTTGTACGTTTGAAAGGTGGCGATCCATTTATTTTTGGTCGTGGTAGTGAAGAAATTGATTTTGTAGAAAGTTTCGGAATTCCTACAGCCATAGTGCCGGGGATTTCTTCTTCGGTTGCAGTGCCAGCTTATCAAGGAATTTCATTAACTAAGAGAGGAGTTTCAGAAAGTTTTTGGGTAATTACAGGAACTACTTCGGATAGAAAATTATCAACTGATGTGGCTTTGGCAGCACAGTCATCAGCCACGGTAGTGATTTTGATGGGCATGAGTAAATTGAACCAGATTGTGAATTTGTTCCAAAATGAATCGAAAGGCGCGAGTCCAATTGCCATTATTCAAAATGGAACCACTCCCAAAGAAAAAATAGGAGTAGGAACCATAGATACGATTCAGCAAGTAGTAGCAGCAAAGAAATTAAGTTCACCAGCCATTATTGTTATTGGCGAAGTGGTGAGAGAAAGCAATAAACTGAAAGATTTTTATCACGATTATTTGATAGAAAAAAGATAA
- a CDS encoding precorrin-2 dehydrogenase/sirohydrochlorin ferrochelatase family protein: protein MKERNELYPVFLKLHQLNVLIVGGGNVGLEKLSFMLKSSPNANVEVVAPRFLPELEALATQHPSVKLTPKKFNRWMLRKRHMVIACTDDLKVNKRVFDLCRKRHLICNIADTPQLCDYYLGGIVTKGNVKIAISTNGKSPTTAKRLREFFEEIIPDDINTMVENLNEYRKTLKGNFEEKVQKMNEITESLKNKK from the coding sequence ATGAAAGAAAGAAACGAACTATATCCGGTATTTTTAAAACTGCATCAATTGAATGTGTTGATTGTGGGTGGCGGAAATGTCGGTTTAGAAAAGTTGTCTTTTATGTTGAAATCCAGTCCGAATGCCAATGTTGAGGTGGTAGCGCCTAGATTTCTTCCTGAATTGGAAGCCTTGGCTACCCAACATCCTTCGGTTAAGCTAACACCAAAGAAATTCAATCGTTGGATGCTTCGCAAACGCCATATGGTAATTGCTTGTACCGACGATTTGAAGGTCAATAAAAGAGTATTTGATTTGTGTCGCAAGCGTCATTTGATTTGCAATATCGCCGATACGCCTCAGTTGTGTGATTATTACTTGGGAGGAATTGTCACTAAAGGAAATGTGAAAATTGCCATTTCAACCAATGGAAAATCGCCAACAACAGCCAAGCGATTGCGAGAGTTTTTTGAAGAAATTATTCCGGACGATATCAATACAATGGTTGAAAACCTGAATGAATATCGAAAAACTTTGAAAGGTAATTTTGAAGAAAAAGTGCAAAAGATGAATGAAATTACCGAATCGTTGAAAAACAAGAAATAG
- a CDS encoding NAD(P)/FAD-dependent oxidoreductase produces the protein MIKTDILIIGAGPTGLFAVFEAGLLKLKCHVLDALPQPGGQLSELYPKKPIYDIPGFPEVLAGDLVDNLMEQIKQFEPGFTLGERAETIVKQEDGTFIVTSNAGTQFHTPVVAIAGGLGSFEPRKPLIENIEFYEDKGVKYFIKNPEEFRNKRVVIAGGGDSALDWSIFLADVASEVTLIHRRNEFRGALDSVEKVQELKNEGKIRMITPAEVVGINGTNHVESIVIDEDGAQRTIETDYFIPLFGLTPKLGPIADWGLEIEKNAIKVNNSLDYQTNIPGIFAIGDVNTYPGKLKLILCGFHEATLMCQAAYQIINPGKRYVLKYTTVSGVDGFDGTRKEAPKAVVKAIV, from the coding sequence ATGATTAAAACAGACATACTTATAATTGGAGCAGGCCCAACAGGTTTATTTGCCGTATTCGAAGCGGGATTATTAAAATTAAAATGTCACGTTCTAGATGCTTTGCCTCAACCGGGCGGACAGCTTTCGGAATTATACCCTAAAAAACCAATCTACGATATTCCAGGATTTCCTGAAGTATTAGCTGGAGATTTAGTGGATAATTTGATGGAACAAATCAAGCAATTCGAACCAGGATTTACACTGGGTGAACGCGCTGAAACTATCGTAAAACAAGAAGACGGAACCTTCATCGTAACCTCTAATGCAGGAACACAATTTCACACACCCGTAGTAGCTATTGCAGGTGGTTTAGGAAGTTTTGAGCCTCGTAAACCGTTGATTGAAAACATCGAATTTTACGAAGATAAAGGCGTAAAATATTTCATCAAAAATCCAGAAGAATTCAGAAACAAAAGAGTGGTAATAGCAGGTGGAGGAGATTCAGCTTTGGATTGGAGTATTTTCTTGGCTGATGTAGCTTCAGAAGTCACTTTGATTCACAGAAGAAACGAATTCAGAGGTGCTTTGGATTCAGTAGAAAAAGTACAAGAGTTGAAAAACGAAGGTAAAATCCGAATGATTACTCCTGCCGAAGTAGTAGGTATTAATGGAACTAACCATGTAGAATCTATTGTAATTGACGAAGACGGTGCGCAAAGAACCATCGAAACGGATTACTTTATTCCGCTTTTTGGTTTGACACCTAAATTAGGTCCAATTGCCGATTGGGGATTGGAAATCGAAAAAAATGCGATCAAAGTAAACAACTCCTTGGATTATCAAACGAACATTCCTGGAATTTTCGCCATTGGTGACGTAAATACTTATCCTGGTAAACTAAAATTGATTCTTTGTGGTTTCCACGAAGCCACTTTGATGTGTCAGGCCGCCTACCAAATCATCAATCCAGGAAAACGTTATGTATTGAAATACACCACCGTTTCAGGAGTTGATGGGTTTGACGGTACTCGTAAAGAAGCGCCAAAAGCAGTAGTAAAAGCAATTGTGTAA
- a CDS encoding homocysteine S-methyltransferase family protein, which yields MSKIQKAIQERILVLDGAMGTMLQRNNFSEEDFRGERFKDFPHPLKGNNDLLSITQPDAVKQVHRLYFQAGADIVETNTFSGTTIGMADYHLEDLVYELNFQSAKIAREVADEFTDRPRFVAGSIGPTNRTASMSPDVNDPGYRAVTFDDLRVAYKQQVEALIDGGCDVLLVETIFDTLNAKAALFAIEEVKEERKIDMPVMVSGTITDASGRTLSGQTVEAFLISISHIPLLSVGFNCALGADQLKPYLKRLSMNTQLNISAHPNAGLPNAFGHYDQTPEEMQALIREYLQDNLINIIGGCCGTTPEHIKAIADVAREFKPRNVELN from the coding sequence ATGTCAAAAATTCAAAAAGCCATACAAGAAAGAATCTTAGTCCTAGACGGCGCTATGGGAACCATGTTGCAACGCAATAATTTCTCTGAAGAAGATTTTCGTGGCGAACGCTTTAAAGATTTTCCTCATCCGTTAAAAGGGAACAACGATTTACTTTCGATCACACAGCCCGATGCCGTAAAACAAGTGCACCGTTTGTATTTTCAAGCAGGAGCCGATATTGTAGAAACCAATACGTTTTCTGGAACCACTATCGGTATGGCCGATTATCATTTGGAAGATTTGGTGTATGAGTTGAACTTTCAATCGGCAAAAATTGCTCGTGAAGTAGCCGACGAATTTACAGACCGTCCGCGATTTGTAGCGGGTTCTATCGGACCAACCAATAGAACAGCCTCGATGTCACCAGACGTAAACGATCCGGGTTACCGCGCGGTTACTTTTGATGATTTGCGCGTGGCCTACAAACAACAAGTAGAAGCCTTGATTGATGGCGGTTGCGATGTATTATTAGTCGAAACCATTTTTGACACCTTGAATGCTAAAGCAGCCCTTTTCGCCATTGAAGAAGTAAAAGAAGAACGCAAAATAGACATGCCTGTAATGGTGTCAGGAACCATTACCGATGCTTCAGGAAGAACACTTTCAGGTCAAACGGTAGAAGCTTTCCTAATTTCGATTTCCCACATTCCGTTATTGAGTGTAGGATTCAATTGTGCTTTAGGAGCCGACCAATTGAAACCGTATTTGAAACGTTTGTCTATGAATACGCAATTGAATATTTCGGCACATCCTAATGCAGGTTTGCCTAACGCTTTTGGACATTACGATCAAACTCCCGAAGAAATGCAAGCTTTGATTCGAGAGTATTTGCAAGATAATTTAATCAATATTATTGGAGGTTGTTGCGGCACAACTCCAGAGCACATCAAAGCCATTGCTGATGTAGCGAGAGAGTTCAAACCGAGAAACGTTGAATTAAACTAA
- the metH gene encoding methionine synthase codes for MSTHETKYLQLSGLEPLIITPETNFVNVGERTNVTGSRKFLRLIKEEQYEEALDIARNQVEGGAQIIDVNMDEGMLDGVYAMTKFLNLIAAEPDISRVPVMIDSSKWEIIEAGLKVIQGKGVVNSISLKEGEEKFIEYAKKIKRYGAAVIVMAFDEKGQADNYERRIEICKRSYDVLVDKVGFPAQDIIFDPNIFPVATGMEEHKLNALDFFRATKWIRENLPYAHISGGVSNVSFSFRGNDKVREAMHSAFLYHAIKNGMTMGIVNPEMLEIYDEIDPVLLEHVEDVLLNRREDATERLLDLAESFKGDFKANEKAIAEWRNGTVQERLTHSLVKGIDEFIEIDVEEARQAASKPIEVIEINLMAGMNVVGDLFGSGKMFLPQVVKSARVMKKAVAYLLPYIEAEKDGVSQSAGKVLMATVKGDVHDIGKNIVSVVLACNNYEIVDLGVMVAPEKIIAAAIEHNVDIIGLSGLITPSLDEMVYLAKELDKINVQIPIMIGGATTSRAHTAVKIAPQYKATVVHVNDASRAVTVAGNLLNSDTNEKYTQDIRTEYDALREGYLNRSRDKNFLTIEQARVNKLKLDWNTYTPAQPNFIGTKTVDVAIADLVDYIDWTPFFNSWELYGKYPAILTDEVVGEQATSLFADAQQMLHQLIQENWLTAKGIVGIFPANTINDDDILLTTDNGQPITFLTLRQQSQKTAGAPNIALADFIAPKDSGVQDYMGCFCVTTGFGVEEKAKAFEKDLDDYNSILVKALGDRLAEAFAEYLHLQVRKEIWGYASDENLSNQDLIAENYKGIRPAPGYPACPDHLEKPTIWKLLEVEQKIGVTLTESMAMWPASSVSGYYFANPESKYFGLGKIKQDQVEDYSKRRNTTMEQAQKWLAPNIAD; via the coding sequence ATGAGTACACACGAAACGAAATATTTACAATTATCCGGACTAGAGCCATTAATTATCACCCCAGAAACTAATTTTGTGAATGTGGGAGAACGAACTAATGTGACTGGTTCCAGAAAATTCCTTCGATTAATCAAAGAAGAGCAATACGAAGAAGCTTTAGATATTGCTAGAAATCAGGTAGAAGGTGGTGCACAAATCATCGATGTCAACATGGATGAAGGAATGTTGGACGGGGTGTACGCCATGACCAAATTCTTAAACTTAATTGCTGCTGAACCAGACATTTCTCGTGTTCCTGTAATGATTGATAGCTCAAAATGGGAGATCATCGAAGCGGGATTAAAAGTGATTCAAGGAAAAGGGGTGGTGAATTCTATTTCGCTAAAAGAAGGTGAAGAAAAGTTCATTGAATACGCCAAAAAAATCAAACGTTACGGAGCTGCAGTAATTGTAATGGCATTTGACGAAAAAGGTCAAGCTGATAATTACGAGCGACGTATCGAAATTTGTAAAAGAAGTTACGATGTATTAGTCGATAAAGTAGGTTTTCCTGCTCAAGACATAATTTTCGACCCGAATATTTTTCCAGTGGCTACCGGAATGGAAGAGCATAAATTGAATGCTTTGGACTTTTTCCGTGCGACCAAATGGATTAGAGAAAACTTACCGTATGCCCATATTTCGGGTGGGGTGAGTAATGTGTCTTTTTCGTTTAGAGGGAATGATAAAGTGCGCGAGGCTATGCACTCGGCATTCTTATACCATGCCATCAAAAACGGAATGACAATGGGAATCGTGAATCCTGAAATGTTAGAGATTTACGACGAAATTGATCCGGTTTTGTTAGAACATGTAGAAGACGTTTTGTTGAACAGAAGAGAAGATGCTACCGAGCGTTTATTGGATCTAGCAGAAAGCTTTAAAGGTGATTTCAAAGCCAATGAAAAAGCGATTGCGGAGTGGCGAAACGGTACGGTTCAAGAACGATTGACGCATTCATTAGTCAAAGGAATTGACGAATTTATAGAAATAGATGTAGAAGAAGCAAGACAAGCCGCTTCTAAACCTATTGAAGTCATCGAAATCAATTTGATGGCCGGAATGAATGTAGTAGGCGATTTATTCGGAAGCGGAAAAATGTTCTTGCCACAGGTAGTAAAATCAGCACGTGTAATGAAAAAAGCAGTGGCGTATTTATTGCCTTACATCGAAGCCGAAAAAGATGGTGTGTCGCAAAGTGCGGGTAAAGTTTTGATGGCAACCGTAAAAGGAGATGTTCACGATATTGGGAAAAATATTGTTTCGGTCGTTTTGGCCTGTAACAATTATGAAATAGTTGATTTAGGTGTAATGGTAGCGCCAGAAAAAATCATCGCGGCCGCTATTGAGCACAATGTAGATATCATCGGATTGAGTGGTTTAATTACGCCTTCGCTTGACGAAATGGTCTATTTGGCTAAAGAATTGGACAAAATCAATGTGCAAATTCCAATTATGATTGGAGGAGCAACCACTTCTCGAGCGCATACCGCTGTGAAAATTGCACCACAATACAAAGCGACTGTAGTACACGTAAACGATGCTTCAAGAGCAGTAACTGTTGCTGGAAACTTATTGAATTCGGATACCAATGAAAAATACACCCAAGACATTCGTACCGAATACGATGCGCTTCGTGAAGGCTATTTGAATCGAAGTAGAGATAAAAATTTCCTAACGATTGAGCAGGCAAGAGTTAATAAACTAAAACTAGATTGGAATACCTACACCCCAGCCCAACCGAATTTCATTGGTACAAAAACTGTGGATGTAGCGATTGCCGATTTAGTCGACTATATTGATTGGACGCCGTTTTTCAATTCTTGGGAATTGTACGGAAAATATCCAGCGATATTAACTGATGAGGTAGTTGGAGAACAAGCCACTTCTTTATTTGCTGATGCGCAACAAATGTTGCACCAGTTAATTCAAGAAAATTGGTTAACGGCCAAAGGTATTGTAGGAATTTTTCCAGCGAATACCATCAACGACGACGATATTCTGTTGACAACAGACAACGGACAACCGATCACTTTTTTAACTTTACGTCAACAATCTCAAAAAACCGCTGGAGCGCCTAACATCGCTTTAGCCGATTTTATTGCGCCAAAAGATTCAGGAGTGCAAGATTATATGGGTTGTTTTTGCGTCACCACCGGTTTTGGAGTAGAAGAAAAAGCCAAAGCTTTTGAAAAAGACTTGGACGATTACAATTCGATTTTAGTGAAAGCTTTAGGTGATCGTTTGGCCGAAGCCTTTGCGGAATATTTGCATTTGCAAGTGCGAAAAGAAATTTGGGGATATGCTTCTGATGAGAATTTATCGAATCAGGATTTAATTGCTGAAAATTATAAAGGAATTCGTCCGGCACCAGGATATCCTGCTTGTCCAGACCATTTAGAAAAACCAACGATTTGGAAACTCTTAGAAGTTGAACAAAAAATAGGTGTAACTTTGACCGAAAGTATGGCTATGTGGCCAGCGTCGTCAGTGTCCGGTTACTATTTTGCCAATCCAGAAAGTAAGTATTTTGGTTTGGGTAAAATCAAACAAGACCAAGTAGAAGATTATTCGAAACGAAGAAACACCACCATGGAGCAAGCACAAAAATGGTTGGCTCCTAATATTGCAGATTAA
- the metF gene encoding methylenetetrahydrofolate reductase [NAD(P)H], protein MKVTDHIAAAKGETLFSFEIVPPTKGTSIQELYDNIDPLMEFKPPFIDVTTSREEYIYVNKGNGLLEKKLTRMRPGTLGICASIKHKYHVDTVPHVLCGGFTKEETEYLLVDCHYLGIDNVMALRGDAMKDEQSFIPKEGGNHYAADLVSQIHQLNQGNYLHGLKDIEHKSDFCIGVAGYPEKHLESPSLTSDLKRLKEKVDAGADYVVTQMFFDNAKFFEFVAKAREIGINVPIIPGIKPIAVHRHLQILPQIFRIDLPEDLINAVEKCKTPADIRQVGVEWAIQQSLELKAAGVPFLHYYSMGKSENIRQIASKVF, encoded by the coding sequence ATGAAAGTAACAGACCATATAGCAGCAGCCAAAGGGGAAACTTTATTCTCATTTGAAATTGTACCGCCTACTAAAGGGACAAGTATTCAGGAATTATATGATAATATAGATCCGTTAATGGAATTCAAACCGCCATTTATTGATGTAACTACTTCGCGCGAGGAGTATATTTATGTGAATAAAGGCAACGGTTTATTGGAAAAAAAATTAACTAGAATGCGTCCAGGAACTTTAGGAATTTGTGCTTCTATAAAACATAAATACCATGTGGATACAGTGCCTCACGTATTGTGTGGTGGATTTACCAAAGAAGAAACCGAATACCTTTTGGTAGATTGTCATTATTTGGGAATTGATAATGTTATGGCCTTGCGTGGCGATGCCATGAAAGACGAACAATCGTTTATTCCTAAAGAAGGTGGAAACCATTATGCAGCTGATTTGGTGAGTCAAATTCACCAGTTGAATCAAGGGAATTATTTACACGGTTTGAAAGATATCGAACACAAATCGGATTTTTGTATTGGAGTAGCGGGCTATCCAGAAAAGCATTTGGAATCGCCGTCGTTAACTTCTGATTTGAAACGATTGAAAGAAAAAGTAGATGCCGGTGCTGATTATGTGGTAACTCAAATGTTTTTTGACAATGCTAAATTTTTTGAATTTGTGGCCAAAGCAAGAGAAATTGGAATTAATGTTCCTATTATTCCAGGAATTAAACCAATTGCGGTACATAGACATTTGCAAATCCTACCTCAAATCTTTAGAATAGATTTACCAGAAGATTTAATCAATGCGGTGGAAAAATGTAAAACACCAGCGGATATCCGTCAAGTGGGAGTAGAATGGGCGATCCAACAGTCGTTGGAATTGAAAGCAGCAGGAGTGCCGTTTTTACATTATTATTCTATGGGTAAATCAGAAAACATCCGACAAATAGCAAGTAAAGTTTTTTAA
- the gldA gene encoding gliding motility-associated ABC transporter ATP-binding subunit GldA, producing the protein MSIAIHNISKSYGTQKALDAISFTINKGEIVGFLGPNGAGKSTLMKILTTYLTADEGSAKVNGFDVNSQQKDVQLSIGYLPEHNPLYLDLYVREYLAFNADVYKVAQSQIEEVIQLTGLTTESHKKIGQLSKGYRQRVGLANALLHNPDVLILDEPTTGLDPNQLVEIRNVIKNAGKDKTVFLSTHIMQEVEAICDRVIIIDKGKIVADKQLEKLISESATQIIGVEFDQEVNETQIATIENISSYSNIDGAIWELTFATDKDMRPVVFDFATANGLKTLQLNQKNKNLETVFREVTK; encoded by the coding sequence ATGTCAATAGCCATTCATAATATATCTAAAAGTTACGGAACACAAAAAGCACTTGATGCAATTTCTTTTACCATTAACAAGGGCGAAATTGTGGGTTTTCTTGGTCCAAACGGAGCTGGAAAATCGACTTTGATGAAAATTCTAACGACTTATTTGACCGCTGACGAAGGCAGTGCTAAAGTCAATGGTTTTGATGTGAATTCCCAACAAAAGGACGTCCAACTTTCAATTGGCTATTTGCCAGAACACAATCCGTTGTATTTGGATTTGTACGTTCGGGAATATTTAGCCTTCAATGCCGATGTGTATAAGGTAGCCCAATCCCAAATTGAAGAAGTGATTCAATTGACCGGACTGACTACTGAAAGTCACAAAAAAATTGGTCAATTGTCCAAAGGGTATCGCCAGCGTGTGGGTTTAGCCAATGCTTTATTGCACAATCCTGACGTTTTGATTTTGGACGAACCCACCACAGGTTTGGATCCCAATCAATTAGTAGAAATTCGAAATGTGATAAAAAATGCTGGTAAAGACAAAACTGTTTTCCTTTCTACACATATCATGCAAGAAGTAGAAGCGATTTGCGACCGCGTTATAATTATTGACAAAGGAAAAATTGTAGCTGATAAACAATTAGAAAAACTCATTAGCGAGTCGGCTACCCAAATTATCGGAGTGGAGTTTGATCAAGAAGTAAACGAAACTCAAATAGCCACTATCGAAAATATAAGTTCTTATTCCAATATTGATGGCGCCATTTGGGAATTGACTTTTGCAACTGACAAAGACATGCGCCCGGTTGTTTTTGATTTTGCTACCGCCAATGGACTAAAAACGTTACAGCTGAATCAAAAAAATAAAAATCTTGAAACGGTATTTCGAGAAGTTACTAAATAA